In Pleomorphomonas sp. T1.2MG-36, one genomic interval encodes:
- a CDS encoding helix-turn-helix domain-containing protein, with protein MITGLQIRAARAALRMSSAELARLAGVGQQTIKRFELVDGIPPSRSATLVAVLTALEAAGVEFVGSPEDAPGIRIRDAADRS; from the coding sequence ATGATCACGGGGCTTCAAATTAGGGCGGCTCGAGCAGCGCTTCGTATGTCGTCTGCTGAGCTGGCTCGCTTGGCCGGCGTGGGACAACAGACTATCAAACGTTTTGAGCTCGTCGATGGGATCCCTCCAAGTCGATCAGCGACGCTTGTGGCGGTCCTGACGGCGCTTGAAGCTGCGGGGGTGGAGTTTGTTGGCTCCCCTGAAGACGCGCCGGGCATTCGCATACGAGATGCTGCCGATAGGTCGTAA
- a CDS encoding site-specific integrase: MDQLSAPNQVATSNALTWHEAIDRLEGAYSEQTLRSYRSDFAIFDSWCVANNLCSLPASPGALAAFIAAQAPELAANTLRRRLAGIRKVHRLFHFQNPAENEEVLIAMRRALRSKPGRPRQALGV; this comes from the coding sequence ATGGATCAATTATCTGCCCCCAACCAAGTCGCCACGTCGAATGCGCTCACTTGGCACGAAGCCATAGACCGCCTCGAAGGAGCATACTCTGAACAAACACTTCGAAGCTATCGGTCTGATTTCGCGATCTTCGACAGTTGGTGCGTTGCCAACAACCTTTGCTCATTGCCAGCTTCGCCCGGTGCGCTTGCCGCCTTCATTGCAGCCCAAGCTCCTGAGCTTGCCGCCAATACGCTACGCCGTCGCTTAGCTGGCATACGAAAAGTTCATCGTTTGTTCCATTTTCAGAATCCCGCCGAGAACGAGGAAGTTCTAATTGCCATGCGTCGTGCGCTCCGGTCCAAGCCGGGCCGCCCTCGCCAAGCCCTAGGTGTTTGA